One genomic segment of Lysobacter sp. 5GHs7-4 includes these proteins:
- a CDS encoding TraB/GumN family protein codes for MNDPMTDGLNGQPHAIVERDGVRYTLLGTAHVSQASVEAVRDAIGSGAYDAVAVELDPQRLQALTDPDALARLDLIQVLRTGKTALFAANLALAAYQRRLAEQLGIEPGAELKRAVMEARQRELPVHLIDREVGLTFKRASSKLGWWGRAKLGGGLLTALFVDEEVGEDEIEKLKQGDLLESSFGEFASESPQLYESVIAERDRYMAARLRESHGDAREVLAVVGAGHLAGLAQHLREETRAPAAVREELESLPKKSSVPWFTIFLSVFVLGGFAWGFWRGGIDVGSDLLLQWVLATGVLGAIGCAIAGGHPLSILVAFVASPITPLHPALASGTLSALTEAWVRKPTYADFMALRDDVQTWRGWWRNRVARVLLNFFLTSLGTAIGVWTGGLRMLGKLIG; via the coding sequence ATGAATGATCCGATGACCGACGGCCTGAACGGCCAGCCCCATGCCATCGTCGAACGCGACGGCGTCCGCTACACCCTGCTGGGCACCGCGCACGTGTCGCAGGCCAGCGTGGAAGCGGTACGCGACGCGATCGGCAGCGGCGCCTACGACGCGGTCGCGGTGGAGCTGGACCCGCAGCGCCTGCAGGCGCTCACCGATCCCGACGCACTCGCGCGGCTGGACCTGATCCAGGTGCTGCGCACCGGCAAGACCGCGCTGTTCGCCGCCAACCTGGCCCTGGCCGCGTATCAACGCCGGCTGGCCGAGCAGCTGGGCATCGAGCCCGGCGCCGAGCTCAAGCGCGCGGTGATGGAAGCGCGCCAGCGCGAACTGCCGGTGCACCTGATCGACCGCGAGGTCGGCCTGACCTTCAAGCGCGCCTCCAGCAAGCTGGGCTGGTGGGGCCGGGCCAAGCTCGGCGGCGGCCTGCTGACGGCGCTGTTCGTCGACGAGGAAGTCGGCGAGGACGAGATCGAGAAGCTCAAGCAGGGCGACCTGCTCGAATCCAGCTTCGGCGAGTTCGCCAGCGAGAGCCCGCAGCTGTACGAAAGCGTGATCGCCGAACGCGACCGCTACATGGCCGCGCGCCTGCGCGAATCGCACGGCGACGCGCGCGAAGTGCTGGCCGTGGTCGGCGCCGGCCACCTGGCCGGCCTGGCCCAGCACCTGCGCGAGGAAACGCGCGCGCCGGCGGCCGTGCGCGAAGAACTCGAATCGCTGCCGAAGAAGAGCTCGGTGCCCTGGTTCACCATCTTCCTGTCGGTGTTCGTGCTCGGCGGCTTCGCCTGGGGCTTCTGGCGCGGCGGCATCGACGTGGGCTCCGACCTGCTGCTGCAGTGGGTGCTGGCCACCGGCGTGCTAGGCGCGATCGGCTGCGCGATCGCCGGCGGCCATCCGCTCAGCATCCTGGTCGCGTTCGTGGCCTCGCCGATCACCCCGCTGCATCCGGCGCTGGCCTCGGGCACGCTCAGCGCGCTCACCGAGGCCTGGGTGCGCAAGCCGACCTACGCCGACTTCATGGCCCTGCGCGACGACGTGCAGACCTGGCGCGGCTGGTGGCGCAACCGCGTCGCACGCGTGCTGCTGAACTTCTTCCTGACCAGCCTGGGCACCGCGATCGGCGTGTGGACGGGTGGGTTGAGGATGTTGGGTAAGTTGATCGGCTGA
- the asnS gene encoding asparagine--tRNA ligase, whose translation MTVVSVEQALAGKVPAGGEVTVRGWVRTRRDSKAGLSFVNVSDGSCFAPIQVVAPATLSNYDSEIKHLTTGCAVIATGTLVASQGQGQSYEIQASAVEVVGWVEEPLTYPMQPKQHTLEYLREFAHLRPRTNLFGAVTRIRDCLAKAAHRYFHENGYYWISTPIITTSDAEGAGQMFRVSTLDMANLPRDSQGGIDYGRDFFGKETFLTVSGQLNVEAYCLALSKVYTFGPTFRAENSNTTRHLAEFWMIEPEIAFADLAEDARVAEEFLKYMFRAVLNERADDMAFIAERVQKDAITRLESFVNAPFERIEYTDAIKLLQNAGKKFDFPVEWGLDLQTEHERWLTEEHVGRPVVVTNYPEHIKAFYMRLNDDGKTVAAMDVLAPGIGEIIGGSQREERLDMLDARMAQFGLDPAHYGWYRDFRRYGTVPHAGFGLGFERLVVYVCGLSNIRDALPYPRAPGSAEF comes from the coding sequence ATGACGGTGGTCAGCGTCGAACAGGCACTCGCAGGCAAGGTCCCGGCGGGCGGTGAAGTCACGGTCCGCGGCTGGGTGCGCACCCGTCGCGATTCCAAGGCCGGGCTGAGCTTCGTCAATGTCAGCGACGGTTCCTGCTTCGCGCCGATCCAGGTGGTCGCGCCGGCCACGCTGTCCAACTACGACAGCGAGATCAAGCACCTGACCACCGGCTGCGCGGTGATCGCCACCGGCACCCTGGTGGCCTCGCAGGGCCAGGGCCAGAGCTACGAGATCCAGGCCAGCGCCGTGGAAGTGGTGGGCTGGGTCGAGGAGCCGCTGACCTACCCGATGCAGCCCAAGCAGCACACGCTGGAGTACCTGCGCGAGTTCGCCCACCTGCGTCCGCGCACCAACCTGTTCGGCGCGGTCACGCGCATCCGCGACTGCCTGGCCAAGGCCGCGCACCGCTATTTCCACGAGAACGGCTACTACTGGATCAGCACGCCGATCATCACCACCTCCGACGCCGAAGGCGCGGGGCAGATGTTCCGCGTCTCCACCCTGGACATGGCCAACCTGCCGCGCGACAGCCAGGGCGGGATCGACTACGGCCGCGACTTCTTCGGCAAGGAAACCTTCCTGACCGTGTCCGGCCAGCTCAACGTCGAGGCTTACTGCCTGGCGCTGAGCAAGGTCTACACCTTCGGCCCGACCTTCCGCGCCGAGAACAGCAACACCACGCGCCACCTGGCCGAGTTCTGGATGATCGAGCCGGAGATCGCCTTCGCCGATCTGGCCGAAGACGCGCGCGTGGCCGAGGAATTCCTCAAGTACATGTTCCGCGCCGTACTGAACGAACGCGCCGACGACATGGCCTTCATCGCCGAACGCGTGCAGAAGGACGCGATCACGCGGCTGGAGTCGTTCGTCAACGCGCCGTTCGAGCGCATCGAGTACACCGACGCGATCAAGCTGCTGCAGAACGCCGGCAAGAAGTTCGACTTCCCGGTCGAATGGGGCCTGGACCTGCAGACCGAGCACGAGCGCTGGCTGACCGAGGAACACGTCGGCCGCCCGGTGGTGGTGACCAACTATCCGGAGCACATCAAGGCCTTCTACATGCGCCTCAACGACGACGGCAAGACCGTCGCGGCGATGGACGTACTGGCGCCGGGCATCGGCGAGATCATCGGCGGCAGCCAGCGCGAGGAGCGCCTGGACATGCTGGACGCGCGCATGGCGCAGTTCGGCCTGGACCCGGCCCACTACGGCTGGTACCGCGACTTCCGCCGCTACGGCACGGTCCCGCACGCCGGCTTCGGCCTGGGCTTCGAGCGCCTGGTGGTGTACGTCTGCGGACTGAGCAACATCCGCGACGCGCTGCCCTACCCGCGCGCGCCCGGCAGCGCCGAGTTCTGA
- a CDS encoding FMN-binding negative transcriptional regulator: MYLPRAFAETDLAALDALIARDNFISLTTVRDGEPTVSHLPVLYRRDGDRIQLRGHWAKPNPQATHAGAALVVVHGPQAYVSPGWYTDKEEAARVPTWNYAVAHLHGRLDLFEDEAELARLVDDLSRQHEARVGSDWRFEFEREELRRQLRGIVGFRFEVERATLKFKFSQNHPLANRIAVAERLDAQGGENARAVAALMRTGLPPG, encoded by the coding sequence ATGTACCTGCCGCGTGCCTTCGCCGAGACCGACCTGGCCGCGCTCGACGCGCTGATCGCGCGCGACAACTTCATCAGCCTGACCACCGTGCGCGACGGCGAGCCGACCGTCTCGCACCTGCCGGTGCTGTACCGCCGCGACGGCGATCGCATCCAGTTGCGCGGCCATTGGGCCAAGCCCAATCCGCAGGCCACCCACGCCGGCGCTGCGCTGGTGGTGGTGCACGGCCCGCAGGCCTACGTTTCGCCGGGCTGGTACACCGACAAGGAAGAAGCCGCGCGCGTGCCGACCTGGAACTACGCGGTCGCGCATCTGCACGGGCGCCTGGACCTGTTCGAGGACGAGGCCGAACTGGCGCGTCTGGTCGACGACTTGAGCCGGCAGCACGAGGCGCGCGTCGGCAGCGACTGGCGTTTCGAGTTCGAGCGCGAAGAACTGCGCCGGCAGTTGCGCGGCATCGTCGGGTTCCGTTTCGAGGTCGAGCGCGCCACGCTCAAGTTCAAGTTCAGTCAGAACCATCCGCTGGCCAACCGCATTGCCGTGGCCGAGCGGTTGGACGCGCAAGGCGGCGAAAACGCGCGCGCGGTCGCCGCGCTGATGCGCACCGGCCTGCCCCCGGGCTGA
- a CDS encoding ADP-ribosylation/crystallin J1 has protein sequence MATVTLYRPTGPQELALVEASGFRRWPPRLPEQPIFYPVTNEQYAIDIATQWNIKDSGVGYVTRFEVDAGFMARYPIQKVGGAHHTEWWVPAEELEQLNDHIVGTIEVIGEYRAPASE, from the coding sequence ATGGCAACCGTGACCCTGTATCGGCCGACCGGCCCACAAGAACTGGCCCTGGTCGAAGCCAGCGGCTTCCGTCGCTGGCCGCCGCGCCTGCCCGAGCAGCCGATTTTCTACCCGGTGACCAACGAGCAGTACGCGATCGACATCGCCACCCAGTGGAACATCAAGGACAGCGGCGTGGGCTATGTGACCCGCTTCGAGGTCGACGCCGGCTTCATGGCGCGCTATCCGATCCAGAAGGTCGGCGGCGCGCACCACACCGAGTGGTGGGTGCCGGCCGAGGAACTCGAGCAGCTCAACGACCATATCGTCGGGACGATCGAAGTCATCGGCGAGTACCGCGCGCCCGCGTCCGAGTAG
- a CDS encoding DUF885 domain-containing protein, with amino-acid sequence MFRTLVFAAAAAAVFVVAPARAQDANARLKGYFEAEWERGLVESPEGASYNGDNRFNDRWTDRSLAAIAQREAADRDALARLKAIDRGTLSADSQLDYDTYVWNLERNIERQKFREYLQPVGHQGGVQTADGIAEVLPFASIKDYRDWLARLNALPTVIEQTTALMREGLKQGNTPPRVLMQRVPAQIASQLVVDPVKSAFYRPFLRFPAAVPESERAALQAQARQVISARIVPAYRAFAAFFNDEYLPKTRTGIAVAEQPDGKAYYDFLARYYTTTDLSAEQIHQTGLQEVARIRAQMEQVKTEVGFKGTLPEFFAYLRSDPQFFYKTPQELLTAYRALSKRIDPELVKVFHTIPRQPYGVRPIPDNIAPDTTTAYYQPGAVDGSRAGFYYVNLYKPEVRPIWEMMALSLHEAVPGHHFQFARGLELPERPMFRRTAYFVAYGEGWGLYAEQLGYDMGLYDDPYDRFGQLTYEMWRAVRLVVDTGMHAKGWSRERAIAYFKDNAAKTDQDIVNEVDRYIGTPGQALAYKIGQLKISALRAKAKAALGERFDLRAFNDEVLATGSVPLQALEAHIDAWIAAEQKKG; translated from the coding sequence ATGTTCCGCACACTCGTGTTCGCCGCGGCCGCCGCGGCCGTGTTCGTCGTCGCGCCCGCCCGCGCGCAGGACGCCAATGCCCGACTCAAGGGCTATTTCGAAGCCGAATGGGAACGCGGCCTGGTCGAGAGCCCAGAAGGCGCCAGCTACAACGGCGACAACCGTTTCAACGACCGCTGGACCGACCGCAGCCTGGCCGCGATCGCGCAGCGCGAAGCCGCCGACCGCGATGCGCTCGCGCGCCTGAAGGCGATCGATCGCGGCACCTTGTCGGCCGACAGCCAGCTCGACTACGACACCTACGTCTGGAACCTGGAACGCAACATCGAGCGGCAGAAGTTCCGCGAATACCTGCAGCCGGTCGGCCACCAGGGCGGCGTGCAGACCGCCGACGGCATCGCCGAGGTGCTGCCGTTCGCCAGCATCAAGGACTACCGCGACTGGCTGGCGCGCTTGAACGCCTTGCCGACCGTGATCGAACAGACCACGGCGCTGATGCGTGAAGGGTTGAAGCAGGGCAACACGCCGCCGCGCGTATTGATGCAGCGCGTGCCGGCGCAGATCGCCTCGCAATTGGTCGTCGATCCTGTCAAGAGCGCGTTCTACCGCCCGTTCCTGCGTTTCCCGGCCGCGGTGCCCGAGTCCGAGCGCGCGGCGCTGCAGGCGCAGGCGCGACAGGTCATCAGCGCACGCATCGTGCCGGCCTATCGCGCCTTCGCCGCGTTCTTCAACGACGAGTACCTGCCCAAGACCCGCACCGGCATCGCCGTGGCCGAGCAGCCGGACGGCAAGGCCTACTACGACTTCCTGGCGCGCTACTACACCACCACCGACCTCAGCGCCGAGCAGATCCATCAGACCGGTTTGCAGGAAGTCGCGCGCATCCGCGCGCAGATGGAGCAGGTCAAGACCGAGGTCGGATTCAAGGGCACGCTGCCGGAATTCTTCGCCTACCTGCGCAGCGATCCGCAGTTCTTCTACAAGACGCCGCAGGAACTGCTGACCGCGTACCGCGCGCTGTCCAAGCGCATCGATCCGGAACTGGTGAAGGTGTTCCACACCATCCCGCGCCAGCCCTACGGCGTGCGTCCGATTCCGGACAACATCGCGCCCGACACCACCACTGCTTATTACCAGCCCGGCGCCGTCGACGGCAGCCGCGCCGGCTTCTACTACGTGAATCTGTACAAGCCCGAGGTGCGCCCGATCTGGGAAATGATGGCGCTGTCGCTGCACGAGGCGGTGCCCGGCCACCACTTCCAGTTCGCGCGCGGCCTGGAACTGCCGGAGCGGCCGATGTTCCGCCGCACCGCCTACTTCGTCGCCTACGGCGAAGGCTGGGGCCTGTACGCCGAGCAACTGGGCTACGACATGGGCCTGTACGACGATCCCTACGATCGCTTCGGCCAGCTCACCTACGAGATGTGGCGCGCGGTGCGGCTGGTGGTCGACACCGGCATGCACGCCAAGGGCTGGAGCCGCGAGCGCGCGATCGCCTACTTCAAGGACAACGCCGCCAAGACCGACCAGGACATCGTCAACGAAGTCGACCGCTACATCGGCACGCCGGGGCAGGCGCTGGCTTACAAGATCGGCCAGCTAAAGATCTCGGCGCTGCGCGCCAAGGCCAAGGCGGCGCTGGGCGAGCGCTTCGACCTGCGTGCGTTCAACGACGAAGTGCTGGCGACGGGCTCGGTGCCGCTGCAGGCGCTGGAGGCGCATATCGATGCGTGGATCGCGGCGGAGCAGAAGAAAGGCTGA
- a CDS encoding SDR family NAD(P)-dependent oxidoreductase codes for MDLDLTGKHALVCGGSDGIGRAAAHELALLGADVTVLARRPDALQAVVAALPVRGAQQHGWIAADVSDSAGLRAQVEALAAGRPVHILINNTGGPPGGAAHSAQIDAYLDAFQRHLVANQTLVAAVLAGMQSARWGRIVNVISTSVKEPIVGLGVSNTIRGAVASWAKTLSRELAPFGITVNNVLPGYTETGRIAQIIGDRARTSGQSEEAIVEGMRKTVPVGRFAQPAEIAASIAFLASPAAAYVNGVSLAVDGGRMQSI; via the coding sequence ATGGACCTCGATCTCACCGGCAAGCACGCCCTGGTCTGCGGCGGTTCCGACGGCATCGGCCGCGCCGCCGCGCACGAATTGGCCTTGCTGGGCGCCGACGTGACCGTGCTGGCGCGCCGGCCCGACGCGCTGCAGGCCGTGGTCGCGGCGTTGCCCGTGCGCGGGGCGCAGCAGCACGGCTGGATCGCCGCCGACGTGTCCGACAGCGCCGGCCTGCGCGCGCAGGTCGAGGCGCTGGCCGCCGGCCGTCCCGTGCACATCCTGATCAACAACACCGGCGGTCCGCCCGGCGGCGCCGCCCACAGCGCGCAGATCGACGCCTACCTGGACGCCTTCCAACGTCACCTGGTCGCCAACCAGACCCTGGTGGCGGCGGTGCTGGCGGGCATGCAGTCGGCGCGCTGGGGCCGCATCGTCAACGTGATCTCGACGTCGGTGAAGGAACCCATCGTCGGCCTGGGCGTGTCCAACACCATCCGCGGCGCGGTCGCCAGCTGGGCCAAGACCTTGTCGCGCGAACTGGCGCCGTTCGGCATCACCGTCAACAACGTGCTGCCCGGCTACACCGAGACCGGCCGCATCGCGCAGATCATCGGCGATCGCGCGCGGACGTCCGGGCAATCGGAAGAGGCGATCGTCGAAGGCATGCGCAAGACCGTGCCGGTCGGCCGCTTCGCGCAGCCGGCGGAGATCGCCGCCAGCATCGCCTTCCTCGCCTCGCCCGCCGCCGCCTACGTCAACGGCGTGAGCCTGGCGGTGGACGGCGGACGCATGCAGTCAATCTGA
- a CDS encoding DUF2891 domain-containing protein, with the protein MRRVWMAALLWLCAASAWAQAPATLDEARAGRFAKLALECVQREYPNKVSHQLRSDADVQAPRKLYPAFYGCYDWHSSVHGHWLLVRLLQRYPQAEFAAPARRALAANLTAANIAGELAYLRAGSDDSFERPYGLAWLLQLGAQLRGWDDPQGREWAAALEPLEREAAARLLRWLPKLTMPIRVGEHSQTAFAFGLALDWTQRSGDARLREALLARVRQFHLNDRDCPIAYEPSGQDFLSPCLAEADLMRRVLAPAEYARWLKAFLPGIPRKADAGWLSPGVVLDPTDGKLAHLDGLNLSRAWMLEGMARGLPPGDRRIPALRAAAARHRDSGLAAVSDVHYAGAHWLGSFATYLLAPPET; encoded by the coding sequence ATGAGACGAGTCTGGATGGCGGCGCTGCTGTGGCTGTGCGCCGCGAGCGCCTGGGCGCAGGCGCCGGCGACGCTGGACGAGGCCCGGGCCGGGCGCTTCGCCAAGCTGGCCCTGGAGTGCGTGCAGCGCGAATACCCGAACAAGGTCTCGCATCAGCTGCGCAGCGACGCCGACGTGCAGGCGCCGCGCAAGCTGTATCCGGCGTTTTACGGCTGCTACGACTGGCACTCCTCGGTGCACGGCCACTGGCTGCTGGTGCGCCTGCTGCAGCGCTATCCGCAGGCCGAGTTCGCCGCACCGGCGCGACGCGCCCTGGCCGCCAATCTGACCGCCGCCAACATCGCCGGCGAGCTGGCCTACCTGCGCGCGGGCAGCGACGACTCCTTCGAACGCCCCTACGGCCTGGCCTGGCTGCTGCAACTGGGCGCGCAGCTGCGCGGCTGGGACGACCCGCAGGGCCGCGAATGGGCCGCGGCGCTGGAGCCGCTGGAACGCGAGGCCGCCGCGCGCCTGCTGCGCTGGCTGCCCAAGCTGACCATGCCGATCCGGGTCGGCGAGCATTCGCAGACCGCGTTCGCGTTCGGCCTGGCCCTGGATTGGACGCAGCGCAGCGGCGACGCGCGCCTGCGCGAAGCCTTGCTGGCGCGCGTGCGCCAGTTCCATCTGAACGACCGCGACTGTCCGATCGCCTACGAGCCCTCGGGTCAGGACTTCCTCTCGCCCTGCCTGGCCGAAGCCGACCTGATGCGGCGCGTGCTGGCGCCGGCCGAGTACGCACGCTGGCTGAAGGCCTTCCTGCCCGGCATCCCGCGCAAGGCCGACGCCGGCTGGCTGAGCCCGGGCGTGGTGCTGGACCCCACCGACGGCAAGCTCGCCCATCTCGACGGCTTGAACCTGAGCCGCGCCTGGATGCTGGAGGGCATGGCGCGCGGCCTGCCGCCCGGCGACCGCCGCATCCCGGCGCTGCGTGCCGCCGCCGCGCGGCATCGCGACAGCGGCCTGGCCGCGGTCAGCGACGTGCACTATGCGGGCGCGCATTGGCTCGGCAGTTTCGCGACCTACCTGCTGGCGCCGCCGGAAACTTGA
- a CDS encoding alpha/beta fold hydrolase, with protein sequence MKLYGVRLSFGLGRWLAPEATMRRAARLFCTPFASSRSRALAAPSHGAREGALEIDGQRIATYVWGDPQAQPYVLFAHGWSSHGTRIAPWLDALRANGYAVVAFDQPAHGKSGGRQSTLPDFTHHLLAVGRHYGPAAAVIGHSLGGAATLLAMARGLRAERAVLIAPAADPVAAAYRFADLVWVGEHLCRRMFAYFEARIGIGFQEQQAHLNAPAIASPALIVHDLGDREVPWSEGERYARYWPDSRLLSTRGLGHRRVLEDRSVIEAGLRFLQGERVGDRMVSSPNLPYGWA encoded by the coding sequence ATGAAGCTATACGGCGTTCGGCTCAGCTTCGGACTGGGCCGCTGGCTCGCGCCCGAGGCGACCATGCGCCGCGCGGCGCGCCTGTTCTGCACGCCGTTCGCGTCCTCGCGCAGCCGCGCGCTCGCCGCGCCCAGCCATGGCGCGCGCGAGGGCGCACTGGAGATCGACGGCCAGCGCATCGCCACCTACGTCTGGGGCGATCCGCAGGCGCAGCCCTATGTGCTGTTCGCGCACGGCTGGTCCAGCCATGGCACCCGCATCGCGCCGTGGCTGGACGCGCTGCGCGCCAACGGCTATGCCGTGGTCGCCTTCGACCAGCCCGCGCACGGCAAGAGCGGCGGCCGCCAAAGCACCCTGCCCGACTTCACCCACCACCTGCTCGCGGTCGGCCGCCACTACGGCCCGGCGGCCGCGGTGATCGGGCATTCGCTGGGCGGTGCGGCGACCCTGCTGGCGATGGCGCGCGGCCTGCGCGCCGAACGCGCGGTGCTGATCGCGCCGGCCGCCGACCCGGTCGCGGCGGCGTACCGCTTCGCCGATCTGGTCTGGGTCGGCGAGCACCTGTGCCGGCGCATGTTCGCCTACTTCGAGGCGCGCATCGGCATCGGCTTCCAGGAACAGCAGGCCCATCTCAACGCCCCGGCCATCGCCAGCCCGGCCCTGATCGTGCACGACCTGGGCGACCGCGAAGTGCCCTGGTCGGAAGGCGAGCGCTACGCGCGCTATTGGCCGGATTCGCGCCTGCTCAGCACGCGCGGGCTGGGCCACCGGCGCGTGCTCGAGGACCGCAGCGTGATCGAGGCCGGTCTGCGCTTCCTGCAGGGCGAACGCGTCGGCGACCGCATGGTGTCCAGCCCCAACCTGCCCTACGGCTGGGCGTGA
- a CDS encoding iron-sulfur cluster assembly accessory protein, with protein MSVTLAPAAFDRVRHFLAETPDALGLRFGVTRTGCSGWQHIADLAREQREGDTVFEQDGVRIFVDPISLPLVDGTRIEFIKQGLGEQFVFQNPNVSAECGCGESFTTAADAA; from the coding sequence ATGTCCGTCACCCTCGCTCCCGCCGCCTTCGACCGTGTCCGCCACTTCCTGGCCGAGACGCCCGACGCCCTGGGCCTGCGTTTCGGCGTGACCCGCACCGGCTGCTCGGGCTGGCAGCACATCGCCGACCTGGCGCGCGAGCAGCGCGAGGGCGACACGGTGTTCGAGCAGGACGGCGTGCGCATCTTCGTCGATCCGATCAGCCTGCCGCTGGTCGACGGCACCCGCATCGAGTTCATCAAGCAGGGCCTGGGCGAGCAGTTCGTGTTCCAGAACCCGAACGTGAGCGCCGAGTGCGGCTGCGGCGAGAGCTTCACCACGGCCGCCGACGCGGCCTGA
- a CDS encoding carboxypeptidase regulatory-like domain-containing protein: protein MNPAYATPEFALAALLALAVLLAWAGLILRQSRTPRHERARSWRLLLLLAAQPVAAALLYLTLLPPTLPGEAGTMLVATAGARDVGDKAAGEVRVILPEAPNDAAGERVPDLATALRRHPGTRRLRVIGAGLEARDADAARSLTIEFQAAPLPRGLSGLWLPRRVAAGDDFLVHAQASGLDGGSAELLDPAGQRVDRAALDADGAFALSGTARGAGLSNFTLRLFDAQRKTVQDIDLPLQTTDEPAPRILILAGAPSPELKYLRRWAVDSGARLQTQISVGGGLQLGDAPIALNAASLGGYDLAVLDERSWDGLGAAQRASLIEAVRGGLGLILRTTGPLSDGTRAQWRSLGLNVDAGRDAANAKLALDGGADEDAIRARIGPGSADAPRVRDEAVPETPVLSRRVLRLESPQVQTLLRDSNGVALAVWREQGRGRVALWTLTDSFRLALGGRGDLHARIWNDALAAVARAQPGDAPQIDSDARPHQRMSLCGLSAGARVTAPDGRELPLLIDPASGARRCAGYWPRLPGWHRLRQGERVWPFAVRRSDEAPGLHASALRERTLTLAAQPASPSTLVAADPNPRRGPSWPWFLAWLSFAAALWWFERSRLGRAVPIAAETTG, encoded by the coding sequence ATGAACCCCGCGTACGCCACGCCCGAATTCGCGCTGGCCGCACTGCTCGCTCTGGCCGTGCTGCTGGCCTGGGCCGGCCTGATCCTGCGGCAGTCGCGCACGCCCAGGCACGAGCGCGCGCGCAGCTGGCGCCTGCTGTTGCTGCTGGCCGCGCAGCCCGTCGCCGCCGCGCTGCTGTACCTGACCCTGCTGCCGCCGACCTTGCCGGGCGAGGCGGGCACGATGCTAGTGGCGACGGCCGGCGCGCGCGATGTCGGCGACAAAGCCGCCGGCGAGGTGCGGGTGATCCTGCCGGAAGCGCCGAATGACGCAGCGGGCGAACGCGTGCCCGATCTGGCCACCGCCTTGCGCCGCCACCCAGGCACGCGGCGCTTGCGCGTGATCGGCGCCGGTCTGGAAGCGCGCGATGCGGACGCCGCCCGCAGCCTGACGATCGAGTTCCAAGCCGCGCCCTTGCCGCGCGGACTCAGCGGCCTGTGGCTGCCGCGCCGCGTCGCGGCCGGCGACGATTTCTTGGTCCACGCGCAGGCGAGCGGACTGGACGGCGGCAGTGCGGAATTGTTGGATCCGGCGGGACAGCGCGTCGATCGCGCTGCGCTGGATGCGGACGGCGCGTTCGCCCTGAGCGGCACCGCACGCGGCGCGGGGTTAAGCAACTTCACCCTGCGTCTGTTTGACGCGCAGCGCAAAACGGTGCAGGACATCGATCTGCCGCTGCAGACCACGGACGAACCCGCGCCGCGCATCCTGATCCTGGCCGGCGCGCCCAGCCCCGAACTCAAATACCTGCGCCGCTGGGCCGTGGACAGCGGCGCGCGGCTGCAGACCCAGATCAGCGTCGGCGGCGGCCTGCAGCTGGGCGACGCGCCCATCGCTCTCAATGCCGCCAGCCTGGGCGGTTACGATCTGGCGGTGCTGGACGAGCGCAGCTGGGACGGCCTGGGCGCGGCGCAACGCGCGTCGCTGATCGAAGCGGTGCGCGGCGGCCTGGGTCTGATCCTGCGCACTACCGGACCCTTGTCCGACGGCACGCGCGCGCAGTGGCGGTCGCTGGGCTTGAACGTCGACGCCGGCCGCGATGCCGCCAACGCCAAGCTGGCGCTGGACGGCGGCGCCGACGAGGACGCGATCCGCGCGCGCATCGGCCCGGGCAGCGCCGATGCGCCGCGCGTGCGCGACGAGGCCGTGCCCGAGACGCCGGTACTGAGCCGGCGGGTGCTGCGCCTGGAATCGCCGCAGGTGCAAACCCTGCTGCGCGACAGCAACGGCGTCGCGCTAGCGGTCTGGCGCGAGCAAGGGCGCGGCCGGGTCGCGCTGTGGACGCTGACCGACAGCTTCCGTCTGGCCCTGGGCGGCCGCGGCGATCTGCATGCGCGGATCTGGAACGATGCGCTGGCCGCGGTCGCGCGCGCGCAGCCCGGCGATGCGCCTCAGATCGACAGCGACGCGCGTCCGCACCAGCGCATGAGCCTGTGCGGGCTGAGCGCCGGTGCGCGCGTGACCGCACCCGACGGTCGCGAGCTGCCCTTGCTGATCGATCCGGCCAGCGGCGCGCGCCGTTGCGCGGGCTATTGGCCGCGTCTGCCGGGTTGGCACCGCCTGCGGCAGGGCGAGCGCGTATGGCCGTTTGCGGTGCGCCGCAGCGACGAAGCGCCGGGGCTGCACGCCAGCGCCTTGCGCGAGCGCACGCTGACGCTGGCCGCGCAACCGGCGTCGCCGTCGACTCTGGTCGCCGCCGATCCTAACCCCCGGCGCGGCCCGTCCTGGCCCTGGTTCCTGGCCTGGCTGTCGTTCGCTGCGGCGCTATGGTGGTTCGAACGCTCGCGCCTGGGGCGCGCCGTGCCGATTGCGGCGGAAACGACGGGCTGA